In one window of Camelina sativa cultivar DH55 chromosome 15, Cs, whole genome shotgun sequence DNA:
- the LOC104747735 gene encoding WD repeat-containing protein 75, with protein MIRGGRSYVTSPPSFSNDAKKLLVCTGNTVSVFSAATGLQITSLEGHTAPVTTLIVVPAASSPAQKILCYCWTASLDGTVRHWDFSGPELLKTIDAQLPIYSMVIPSLLSEPQVQIDKRRELSGKLVAYVSVEDTSVVKEGTKELRGHIRRFNLAKPRIPRGDTLKETEEPESIVISPSGEFFGIRHKCKIHIWDVPSGGGSRHAVSRKMTLHHSKFINAFAFHPTERIIAAGDVTGRVLIWRGFGNRKLALGNQKKKVRAMVDLDNAGVRGEDDAESCTTWHWHSAEVNVLNFSSDGAYLYTGGREGVLVVWQLDTGKKKFLPRIGSPLLYFMWSPDPTLSSVVCADNQIHLLKMPSMEILRTISGIKPPPSLPRMYEGLASTVAFDRSSGIAALCTENYCVQLYNLLNDRGISEIQVCERNHQPGDEITVVVTAVALSLDGSVMSTTEVKLPEDGIGGLVSLKFWVSEPHSKTFTLSTIVYEPHRDAGVSAIAFHPTRSMAVSTSFGGDFKIWVCNSDKNQADKDSSWTCHAVGSYKKKPMTAAAFSGDGTVLAVAVENVITLWNPDKNILLSVLGATLTPITKLCFAGTSEFLVAASHFPRPELSVWNASNLSLSWSYGLRIEAVTSAVDSSSFAVLALIPKSFRTDESKENIFRSRDGAILLFNGSDPKPVSIWTVMKAKGGSISFLEGDKSQLRLAYVNGSHEYVVFDPNSDESHERSAVDYDGLAGQEETGDAGYTSLYGQLPDYDKKRMEDAESLATPFVSSERPWETIFSGSTLNFPPLQKLCAEFFESLMEKRTAVVE; from the exons atgattcgCGGCGGAAGAAGCTACGTAACTTCACCTCCTTCATTCTCCAACGACGCTAAAAAGCTTCTTGTTTGCACAGGAAACACTGTCTCCGTTTTCAGCGCCGCCACTGGCTTACAG ATTACATCGCTTGAAGGTCATACAGCTCCAGTAACGACTCTAATTGTTGTTCCTGCTGCATCGAGTCCTGCTCAAAAGATCCTTTGTTATTGTTGGACTGCGTCTCTTGATGGTACAGTTCGTCATTGGGATTTCTCAGGACCTGAGCTTTTGAAAACCATTGATGCTCAGCTTCCCATTTACTCtatg GTTATTCCTTCTCTTTTGAGTGAACCTCAAGTACAAATTGATAAACGTCGTGAGTTGTCTGGTAAGTTGGTAGCTTATGTTTCGGTTGAGGATACAAGTGTTGTTAAAGAAGGTACTAAGGAGTTGCGTGGACATATCAGAAGATTCAACCTTGCTAAACCACGAATTCCTCGTGGAGACACTTTGAAAGAG ACGGAAGAACCTGAATCTATTGTTATCAGTCCCTCGGGAGAGTTTTTTGGAATCCGTCACAAGTGTAAAATTCATATATGGGATGTTCCTTCTGGAGGAGGATCAAGGCATGCTGTTTCCAGGAAGATGACACTACATCATTCAAAGTTTATCAATGCTTTTGCTTTTCATCCCACTGAGAGAATTATAGCTGCTGGAGATGTGACTGGAAGAGTGTTGATTTGGAGAGGTTTCGGTAATAGAAAACTTGCCTTGggtaatcaaaagaaaaaagtgagagCTATGGTTGATTTGGATAACGCTGGAGTGAGAGGTGAAGATGATGCTGAATCTTGTACTACATGGCACTGGCACTCTGCTGAAGTTAATGTCCTTAATTTCTCTTCCGATGGAGCATATTTGTATACAG GGGGAAGGGAAGGGGTATTAGTTGTTTGGCAGCTAGACACAGGGAAGAAGAAATTCTTACCAAGAATAGGGTCTCCCTTGTTGTACTTCATGTGGTCTCCAGATCCAACTCTTTCTTCT GTGGTTTGTGCAGATAATCAGATCCATTTGCTCAAAATGCCTTCCATGGAGATTTTAAGGACCATTTCTGGAATCAAG CCTCCCCCATCGTTGCCTAGGATGTATGAAGGCTTGGCTAGTACTGTTGCCTTTGATCGATCTTCTGGCATAGCTGCTTTGTGCACAGAAAATTATTGTGTTCAGCTATACAATCTTCTTAATGACCGGGGAATATCCGAG ATTCAAGTTTGTGAGAGAAACCATCAACCAGGCGATGAAATCACA GTTGTGGTGACAGCGGTTGCTCTCTCCCTCGATGGCTCAGTGATGAGTACAACTGAGGTGAAACTTCCGGAAGATGGCATAGGAGGCTTAGTGTCCCTCAAGTTTTGGGTGTCTGAACCACACAGCAAAACTTTTACCTTATCCACAATTGTATATGAACCTCACAG GGATGCCGGTGTCTCAGCCATTGCATTCCACCCTACCCGCTCCATGGCAGTTAGTACATCATTTGGTGGGGACTTCAAG ATTTGGGTTTGCAACAGCGACAAGAATCAGGCGGATAAGGACTCTAGCTGGACATGTCACGCAGTTGGCTCTTACAA GAAGAAGCCAATGACTGCTGCTGCTTTCTCGGGGGATGGCACTGTTCTGGCTGTTGCGGTTGAGAATGTTATTACGCTTTGGAATCCAGACAAGAACATTCTCTTGTCTGTTCTTGGAGCGACACTGACG CCTATCACAAAGCTTTGTTTCGCTGGGACATCTGAGTTCCTTGTTGCTGCATCCCATTTTCCGAGACCTGAATTGTCTGTTTGGAATGCATCGAATCTATCTTTATCATGGTCATATGGATTACGCATAGAAG CTGTCACATCTGCAGTGGATTCATCGTCTTTTGCAGTATTGGCTCTGATCCCAAAATCTTTTAGAACGGATGAATCTAAGGAGAATATCTTCCGCAGTAGAGATGGTGCGATTCTCTTGTTTAACGGATCAGATCCTAAGCCGGTATCTATATGGACTGTGATGAAG GCTAAGGGTGGATCAATTTCATTTTTAGAAGGAGATAAGTCTCAGCTTCGCCTTGCATATGTAAATGGAAGCCATGAGTATGTTGTTTTTGATCCCAATAGTGATGAGTCACACGAGCGTAGCGCTGTTGACTATGACGGTCTTGCTGGCCAGGAAGAGACAG GAGACGCCGGGTACACATCCTTGTACGGGCAGTTACCTGATTATGACAAGAAGAGAATGGAGGATGCTGAGTCGTTGGCAACACCGTTTGTATCGTCAGAGAGACCGTGGGAAACAATATTCAGCGGTTCTACTCTAAATTTCCCGCCACTTCAGAAATTATGTGCTGAGTTCTTCGAGTCCCTAATGGAGAAAAGAACAGCCGTTGTGGAATGA
- the LOC104747736 gene encoding uncharacterized protein LOC104747736 → MPINKDPSTPPPVIGKIGPYTVFMTPPATPKPPESPSSQKPVMAPPVLPPPQQFKSVASSGEDGSVLGFFKNAVTKVQNAHSSVDDHLVRWFGLNQSKYQWALDEYYESKGSDMKAVKAKEMPGKTQSV, encoded by the exons ATGCCGATCAACAAAGACCCATCAACACCTCCTCCTGTCATCGGAAAAATCGGTCCTTACACTGTCTTTATGACTCCTCCGGCCACTCCTAAACCACCTGAATCTCCCTCTTCTCAGAAGCCTGTGATGGCTCCTCCTGTTCTTCCTCCCCCTCAGCAGTTTAAATCGGTGGCTTCTTCTGGAGAGGACGGCTCTGTTTTGGGGTTCTTCAAAAACGCCGTCACCAAGGTTCAAAATG CTCATTCAAGCGTGGATGATCATTTGGTTAGATGGTTTGGGTTAAACCAGTCCAAGTATCAGTGGGCTTTGGATGAGTACTACGAAAGCAAAGGATCA GATATGAAGGCTGTCAAAGCAAAGGAGATGCCTGGAAAAACACAGAGCGTATAA
- the LOC104747738 gene encoding adagio protein 2 yields MQNQMEWDSDSDLSGGDEVAAADGWFGGDNGAIPFPVGSLPGTAPCGFVVSDALEPDNPIIYVNTVFEMVTGYRAEEVIGRNCRFLQCRGPFAKRRHPMVDSTIVSKMRQCLENGIEFQGELLNFRKDGSPLMNKLRLVPIREEDEITHFIGVLFFTDAKIDLGPDLSARDIPRISRSFTSALPIGERNVSRGLCGIFELSDEVIAIRILSQLTPGDIASVSCVCRRLNDLTKNDDVWRMVCQNTWGTEATRVLESVPGAKRIGWVRLAREFTTHEATAWRKFSVGGTVEPSRCNFSACAVGNRIVIFGGEGVNMQPMNDTFVLDLGSSSPEWKSVLVSSPPPGRWGHTLSCVNGSRLVVFGGYGSHGLLNDVFLLDLDADPPSWREVSGLAPPIPRSWHSSCTLDGTKLIVSGGCADSGALLSDTFLLDLSMDIPTWREIPVPWTPPSRLGHTLTVYGDRKILMFGGLAKNGSLRFRSNDVYTMDLSEDEPSWRPVIGYGSSLPGGMAAPPPRLDHVAISLPGGRILIFGGSVAGLDSASQLYLLDPTEEKPAWRILNVQGSPPRFAWGHTTCVVGGTRLVVLGGQTGEEWMLNEAHELLLATSTTASS; encoded by the exons ATGCAAAATCAAATGGAGTGGGATAGTGATTCCGATCTCAGCGGCGGAGATGAAGTAGCTGCAGCAGATGGATGGTTCGGCGGAGATAACGGAGCGATTCCGTTTCCGGTAGGTAGTCTTCCTGGAACGGCGCCGTGTGGGTTTGTGGTCAGCGATGCTCTTGAACCTGATAACCCTATCATTTATGTCAACACTGTTTTTGAGATGGTTACTGGGTATCGAGCTGAGGAAGTTATTGGTCGGAATTG CCGGTTCTTGCAATGTAGAGGGCCATTTGCTAAAAGAAGGCATCCAATGGTAGATTCTACGATTGTGTCGAAGATGCGACAATGTCTAGAAAATGGCATCGAGTTTCAAGGCGAGTTGCTCAACTTTCGGAAAGATGGATCTCCCTTGATGAACAAGCTGCGTCTAGTCCCTATCCGCGAAGAGGATGAAATCACTCATTTCATAGGTGTTCTTTTCTTCACAGATGCAAAAATTGATCTCGGCCCTGATTTATCTGCAAGAGACATCCCAAGAATATCTCGCTCGTTTACCTCTGCTTTACCAATTGGAGAGCGTAATGTGTCTCGTGGACTCTGTGGGATATTCGAACTGAGTGATGAGGTCATAGCTATCAGGATTTTGTCACAGTTGACTCCTGGTGATATTGCATCGGTTAGTTGCGTGTGTCGGCGGCTCAATGACTTGACAaagaatgatgatgtatggagaATGGTCTGTCAAAACACATGGGGTACCGAGGCAACACGTGTTCTTGAGAGTGTTCCTGGTGCAAAGAGGATCGGTTGGGTGCGACTGGCTCGAGAGTTCACCACTCATGAAGCTACAGCATGGAGGAAATTTTCGGTTGGAGGTACTGTTGAGCCTTCCCGGTGTAATTTCAGCGCATGTGCGGTTGGGAACAGGATTGTTATCTTTGGTGGGGAAGGTGTGAATATGCAGCCGATGAATGATACGTTTGTGTTGGACCTTGGCTCTAGTAGTCCCGAGTGGAAATCTGTTCTGGTCAGCTCTCCTCCTCCAGGTCGCTGGGGTCACACGCTTTCTTGTGTCAACGGATCCCGTCTAGTAGTGTTTGGAGGTTATGGGAGTCACGGATTACTCAACGATGTGTTCTTATTAGACCTTGATGCAGACCCGCCGAGCTGGAGAGAAGTATCCGGATTGGCCCCTCCAATACCAAGATCGTGGCACAGTTCATGCACACTTGACGGCACTAAGCTGATAGTATCAGGTGGTTGTGCTGATTCAGGAGCTCTACTCAGCGATACATTCTTGCTTGACCTTTCGATGGATATACCAACTTGGAGGGAGATACCGGTTCCATGGACTCCTCCATCTCGCCTCGGACATACTCTAACCGTCTATGGTGACCGTAAGATCCTCATGTTTGGCGGTCTTGCGAAAAACGGTTCTCTGAGATTCCGCTCTAACGATGTATACACGATGGATCTTAGCGAGGATGAACCGAGTTGGAGACCTGTGATTGGTTATGGATCTAGCCTCCCGGGAGGCATGGCAGCTCCACCACCGAGGCTGGATCATGTGGCAATCAGCCTTCCCGGTGGTAGAATCTTGATATTTGGTGGTTCGGTTGCAGGGCTTGACTCAGCTTCTCAGCTTTATCTTCTTGATCCAACGGAAGAGAAACCTGCATGGAGGATACTGAATGTTCAGGGAAGTCCACCGAGGTTTGCGTGGGGACACACAACTTGTGTGGTGGGAGGAACTCGGTTGGTGGTCTTAGGTGGCCAGACCGGAGAAGAGTGGATGCTAAATGAAGCTCATGAACTGTTATTAGCAACTTCAACAACTGCAAGCAGTTGA
- the LOC104747740 gene encoding pentatricopeptide repeat-containing protein At2g18940, chloroplastic encodes MDGALFPHKPPYPIQSKRSPQPHQSSNQSIKFSSATLHLPPPSPPSFPLDSLLHHLVHLSSTPPRHAAARFPSLEVSADSSSPTHKWRQDSTKPMSTSSVLGVEIENERGGSLKLLCKKEVILVNSIVEQPLPGLNRFFDSVKSELFRTDLVSLVKGLDESGHWERAVFLFEWLVSSSNSGALKLDHQVIEILVRILGRESQYSVAAKLLDKIPLQEYLLDVRAYTTILHAYSRTGKYEKAINLFERMKEFGPSPTLVTYNVILDVFGNMGRSWRKILVVLDEMRSKGLKFDEFTCSTVLSACAREGLLREAKEFFAELKSCGYEPGTVTYNALLQVFGKAGVYTEALSVLKEMEEKNCPADSVTYNELVAAYVRAGFSKEAAGVIEMMTQKGVMPNAITYTTVIDAYGKAGKEDEALKLFHSMKEAGCVPNTCTYNAVLSMLGKKSRSNEMIKMLCDMKSNGCSPNRATWNTMLALCGNKGMDKFVNRVFREMKSCGFEPDRDTFNTLISAYGRCGSEVDASKMYGEMTKAGFNACVTTYNALLNALARQGDWRSGENVISDMKSKGFKPTETSYSLMLQCYAKGGNYLGIERIENGINEGQIFPSWMLLRTLLLANFKCRALAGSERAFTLFKKHGFKPDMVIFNSMLSIFTRNNMYDQAEGILQSIREDGLNPDLVTYNSLMDMYVRRGECWKAEEILKTLEKSQLKPDLVSYNTVIKGFCRRGLMQEAVRMLSEMTARGIRPCIFTYNTFVSGYTAMGMFEEIEDVIECMAKNDCRPNELTFKMVVDGYCRAGKYSEAMDFVYKIKTFDPRFDDQSIQRLALRVRENLES; translated from the coding sequence atggaTGGAGCACTCTTCCCTCACAAACCTCCATACCCAATTCAATCCAAGAGATCTCCACAACCTCATCAATCCTCTAACCAATCTATCAAATTCAGTTCCGCTACACTTCACTtacctcctccttctcctccttctttcCCTCTCGattctcttcttcaccatctcGTTCATCTCTCTTCCACGCCTCCCAGACATGCCGCTGCTCGTTTCCCTTCTCTCGAAGTCTCGGCTGATTCATCGTCACCGACTCATAAATGGCGGCAGGACTCGACGAAACCCATGTCGACGAGTTCTGTTCTGGGTGTTGAGATTGAGAACGAGAGAGGTGGGTCTTTGAAACTCTTGTGTAAGAAAGAAGTTATCTTGGTTAATTCAATCGTTGAACAGCCTTTGCCTGGATTGAATAGGTTCTTCGATTCTGTGAAATCTGAGTTGTTTAGAACTGATTTGGTTAGTTTGGTTAAGGGTCTTGATGAATCTGGGCATTGGGAAAGagctgtttttttgtttgagtggTTAGTTTCGTCTTCGAATTCTGGAGCTTTGAAGCTAGATCATCAAGTTATCGAAATCTTAGTTAGGATCTTAGGTAGAGAATCTCAGTACTCTGTTGCAGCTAAGTTGCTCGATAAAATTCCTCTACAAGAATATCTTCTCGATGTTCGTGCTTACACCACCATTCTACATGCTTATTCACGGACGGGGAAGTATGAAAAGGCTATCAATTTGTTTGAGAGGATGAAAGAGTTTGGACCTTCACCAACTCTGGTTACTTACAATGTGATTCTCGATGTTTTTGGGAACATGGGTCGGTCTTGGAGGAAGATTCTAGTGGTTTTAGATGAAATGAGAAGCAAAGGGTTGAAGTTTGATGAGTTTACTTGTAGCACTGTGCTATCTGCTTGTGCAAGAGAAGGTTTGTTAAGAGAGGCCAAGGAGTTTTTCGCTGAACTTAAGTCGTGCGGCTATGAACCTGGAACTGTGACTTACAATGCTTTGTTGCAAGTTTTTGGTAAAGCAGGGGTTTATACAGAAGCATTAAGTGTTttgaaggagatggaggaaaAAAACTGCCCAGCTGATTCTGTGACTTACAATGAGCTTGTTGCTGCTTATGTTAGAGCCGGTTTTAGCAAGGAAGCTGCTGGTGTCATTGAGATGATGACGCAAAAGGGTGTAATGCCGAATGCAATCACATATACTACAGTGATAGATGCATATGGAAAGGCGGGAAAGGAGGACGAGGCTTTGAAGCTGTTTCATAGTATGAAAGAAGCTGGTTGTGTTCCGAATACTTGCACCTACAATGCAGTGCTTAGTATGTTGGGGAAGAAGTCGAGATCCAATGAAATGATAAAGATGTTATGTGATATGAAGTCTAATGGGTGTTCCCCTAATCGAGCCACTTGGAACACAATGCTTGCTCTGTGTGGGAATAAGGGTATGGATAAGTTTGTGAACCGGGTGTTCCGTGAAATGAAGAGCTGCGGATTTGAACCTGATAGGGACACATTCAACACGCTGATTAGTGCTTATGGGCGATGTGGTTCAGAGGTTGATGCATCGAAAATGTATGGTGAGATGACAAAAGCAGGTTTCAACGCTTGTGTTACGACTTACAACGCGTTACTTAATGCCTTGGCTAGACAAGGAGAttggagatccggcgagaatgTGATTTCAGACATGAAAAGTAAAGGCTTCAAACCAACTGAAACATCTTATTCGTTGATGCTTCAGTGTTATGCTAAAGGAGGGAACTATCTAGGGATAGAGAGAATCGAGAACGGGATAAACGAGGGCCAAATATTCCCAAGCTGGATGCTTTTGAGAACATTACTTCTCGCAAACTTCAAATGCCGAGCGCTAGCGGGATCAGAGAGAGCATTCACACTGTTTAAAAAGCACGGATTCAAACCGGACATGGTGATTTTCAACTCAATGCTCTCCATTTTCACGAGGAACAACATGTACGATCAAGCAGAGGGGATTCTTCAGTCTATCCGCGAGGACGGGCTAAACCCGGATCTTGTGACCTACAACAGCCTCATGGACATGTACGTAAGAAGAGGAGAGTGTTGGAAAGCCGAAGAAATCCTCAAGACTCTAGAAAAATCGCAGTTGAAACCGGACCTGGTCTCTTACAACACGGTGATCAAAGGTTTCTGCAGAAGAGGGTTGATGCAAGAAGCGGTTAGGATGCTGTCTGAGATGACAGCGCGTGGAATCAGACCTTGCATATTCACTTACAACACGTTTGTTTCGGGTTACACGGCGATGGGAATGTTTGAAGAGATAGAGGATGTGATTGAGTGCATGGCGAAGAATGATTGCAGACCAAATGAGCTGACTTTTAAAATGGTAGTGGATGGTTACTGCAGAGCAGGGAAGTATAGTGAAGCTATGGATTTTGTGTATAAGATTAAGACCTTTGATCCCCGCTTTGATGATCAGTCTATTCAACGGCTTGCTCTCCGAGTACGTGAGAATTTAGAATCCTAA
- the LOC104747741 gene encoding homogentisate phytyltransferase 1, chloroplastic, with translation MESLLSSSSLVSAAGGFGWRKQNLKLQSLSEIRVLRSDSCKVLAKPKFRNNLVRLDGQESSSLLLYPKHKSRFRVNATASQPEAFEPNSKPKSFRDSLDAFYRFSRPHTVIGTVLSILSVSFLAVEKVSDISPLLFTGILEAVVAALMMNIYIVGLNQLSDVEIDKVNKPYLPLASGEYSVTTGIAIVASFSIMSFWLGWIVGSWPLFWALSVSFMLGTAYSINLPLLRWKRFALVAAMCILAVRAVIVQIAFFLHIQTHVFGRPILFTRPLIFATAFMSFFSVVIALFKDIPDIEGDKIFGIRSFSVTLGQEKVFWTCVSLLQMAYAVAIMVGATSPFIWSKVISVVGHVILATTLWTRAKSVDLTSKTEITSCYMFIWKLFYAEYLLLPFLK, from the exons ATGGAGTCTCTGCTCTCTAGTTCTTCTCTTGTTTCCGCTG CTGGTGGATTTGGCTGGAGGAAGCAGAATCTAAAGCTCCAATCTTTATCAG AAATCCGAGTTCTGCGTAGTGATTCATGTAAAGTTCTTGCAAAACCGAAGTTTAGGAACAATCTTGTTAGGCTTGATGGTCAagaatcttcttcattgttGCTGTATCCGAAACATAAGTCGAGATTTCGTGTGAATGCCACTGCGAGTCAGCCTGAGGCTTTCGAGCCGAATAGCAAACCGAAATCTTTTAGAGACTCGTTAGATGcgttttacaggttttctaggccTCATACTGTTATCGGCACA GTACTGAGCATTTTATCTGTATCTTTCTTAGCAGTAGAGAAGGTTTCTGACATATCTCCGTTACTTTTCACTGGCATCTTGGAg GCTGTTGTTGCAGCTCTCATGATGAACATATACATAGTTGGGCTTAATCAGTTGTCTGATGTTGAAATAGATAAG GTTAACAAACCTTATCTTCCATTGGCATCAGGGGAATATTCTGTTACAACCGGCATTGCGATAGTAGCTTCCTTCTCCATCATG AGTTTCTGGCTGGGGTGGATTGTTGGTTCGTGGCCATTGTTCTGGGCTCTTTCCGTGAGTTTCATGCTCGGTACTGCATATTCTATCAAT TTGCCACTTTTAAGGTGGAAAAGATTTGCGTTGGTTGCAGCAATGTGTATCCTCGCTGTCCGAGCTGTTATTGTTCAAATCGCCTTTTTTCTACATATTCAG ACCCATGTGTTTGGAAGACCAATCTTGTTCACAAGGCCTCTTATTTTCGCTACTGCGTTTATGAGTTTTTTCTCTGTTGTTATTGCATTGTTTAAG GATATACCTGACATTGAGGGGGATAAGATCTTTGGAATCCGTTCCTTCTCTGTAACTCTGGGTCAGGAAAAG GTGTTTTGGACATGTGTTTCACTACTTCAAATGGCTTACGCTGTTGCGATTATGGTTGGAGCCACGTCTCCTTTCATTTGGAGCAAAGTCATCTCG GTTGTCGGTCATGTTATACTCGCAACAACTTTGTGGACTCGAGCTAAGTCTGTTGACCTGACTAGCAAAACTGAAATAACTTCATGTTATATGTTCATTTGGAAG CTCTTTTATGCAGAGTACTTGCTGCTACCTTTTTTGAAGTGa